A window of Fragaria vesca subsp. vesca linkage group LG7, FraVesHawaii_1.0, whole genome shotgun sequence contains these coding sequences:
- the LOC101305412 gene encoding uncharacterized protein LOC101305412 — protein sequence MNHNTKVWDNEAKPTSEAVSSILGWYAEYREVHVSNNVPIPVPRVGWQKSGMVKLNVDAAFDNPNSLTGIGVIFRDADGIFLNGFQHSLPNAASLRHAELHALMLEYALSYHLVSLIVETDCQELVYAITGHSLDHFDLGFLISDLKQLLQQTDSAILCHVKREGNKNRGPSHSHTHILCFSAKSRALTNGITNSFSFSFGGKTLLAKTVARFVNVPFVITDATNLTQNYKFRGSAFCCLYQLLVGERNFSL from the exons ATGAACCATAATACTAAGGTTTGGGATAATGAGGCCAAACCAACATCTGAGGCTGTTTCTTCTATTCTAGGTTGGTATGCTGAATACCGTGAGGTACATGTCAGTAATAATGTGCCTATTCCAGTGCCCAGAGTTGGTTGGCAAAAAAGTGGAATGGTCAAACTTAATGTTGATGCTGCTTTCGATAACCCTAATAGTTTAACAGGAATTGGGGTTATTTTCCGAGATGCTGATGGAATCTTTCTTAATGGTTTTCAGCATTCTTTACCTAATGCAGCCTCTTTAAGGCATGCAGAACTTCATGCACTGATGTTGGAATATGCCTTATCATATCACTTAGTGTCGTTGATTGTGGAAACTGATTGTCAAGAGTTGGTGTATGCAATCACAGGTCATTCCCTAGACCATTTTGATTTGGGTTTCTTGATATCAGATCTGAAACAGCTATTACAACAAACTGATTCCGCCATTCTTTGTCATGTCAAGAGGGAAGGTAACAAG AACCGCGGCCCCAGCCACAGCCACACGCACATCCTTTGCTTTTCTGCGAAATCCAGGGCTCTGACGAACGGCATCACAAATTCCTTCTCTTTCTCTTTCGGAG GGAAGACATTGCTTGCAAAAACAGTAGCTCGATTTGTGAATGTGCCATTCGTCATCACTGATGCAACAAATTTAACACAG AACTACAAGTTCAGAGGCTCTGCATTCTGTTGTTTGTACCAGTTATTGGTGGGTGAAAGAAATTTTTCATTATGA
- the LOC101305102 gene encoding major facilitator superfamily domain-containing protein 12-like: MHNVTEDDDDDSVTKPLGRCSVMYYGVGHMLNDITASCWFTYLLLFLTDIGLSPRDAATVMLSGQIADGFATISAGELIDRFGHFKLWHGAGSVLVAVSFSSVFGGCIPCKIFGTSSPALRTVGYSIFAAIFNVGWAATQVSHMSMLNCITLNSTSRVVLASCRNAFTMVANLGLYAVAFIIFGVTIARTHADIENQYRWIAYLSIFIGCCFVGIFQFGTKEPRLKVGVQGSNSSRIAWTYWFKRVLYYQVALVYVLTRLVVNVSQAYLAFYVIDDLQMAQSAKALVPAIIYISSFLVSVILQEIQWTGRFLKAYYSAGAIIWIFCGAGILLLPRSMSAFMYIISIFIGIANALMMVTGVSMQSVLIDTDLNGCAFVCGSFSFLDKISCGVALFVLQSYQSDSVIQNSHSNLVHISVTRFGLGLVPAFCALVSVAVTYTMKLQPARCKPLMEPLLI; the protein is encoded by the exons ATGCATAATGTTACTGAAGATGATGATGATGATTCAGTCACCAAGCCCCTTGGAAGGTGTTCTGTCATGTATTATGGCGTGGGCCACATGCTCAATGATATTACTGCTTCCTGCTGGTTTACATACCTCTTGTTATTCTTGACAGATATTGGACTATCCCCCAG GGATGCTGCCACTGTAATGTTATCTGGTCAAATAGCTGATGGATTTGCAACCATATCTGCTGGCGAACTG ATAGACAGATTTGGACATTTCAAATTGTGGCATGGTGCAGGCTCTGTGTTGGTTGCTGTTTCATTTTCTTCCGTGTTTGGTGGTTGCATACCATGTAAAATTTTCGGTACCTCTTCACCAGCATTACGAACTGTTGGTTACAGCATTTTTGCTGCTATCTTCAATGTGGGTTGGGCAGCTACCCAGGTTTCACACAT GTCCATGCTGAATTGTATTACGTTGAACTCAACAAGCAGAGTGGTGCTCGCTAGCTGTCGGAATGCTTTTACTATG GTTGCCAACCTCGGCTTGTATGCGGTCGCTTTTATAATCTTTGGTGTCACGATAGCAAGAACACATGCCGATATTGAAAATCAG TACCGCTGGATTGCATATTTGTCAATCTTCATAGGATGCTGCTTTGTCGGTATCTTTCAATTCGGCACCAAAGAGCCAAG ATTAAAGGTAGGCGTACAAGGAAGTAATTCTTCAAGGATTGCATGGACGTACTGGTTCAAGAGAGTGCTATATTATCAGGTTGCTCTTGTTTATGTGCTTACCAGACTAGTGGTTAATGTTTCACAG GCATATCTTGCATTCTATGTTATAGATGATCTGCAGATGGCACAATCGGCAAAAGCTCTG GTTCCTGCAATCATCTACATAAGTAGCTTCCTCGTATCTGTGATATTGCAG GAGATACAATGGACTGGACGATTCTTGAAGGCCTACTACTCAGCTGGAGCTATTATTTGGATATTTTGTGGCGCAGGGATCCTGCTTTTACCTAGAAGCATGAGTGCTTTCATGTATATTATATCTATATTTATTGGCATAGCAAATGCTTTAATGATG GTGACCGGAGTAAGCATGCAAAGTGTTTTAATTGATACAGATCTCAATGGCTGTGCATTTGTTTGTGGATCGTTCAGCTTCTTGGACAAAATCTCATGTGGGGTTGCTTTGTTCGTTCTTCAGTCGTATCAAA GTGATTCAGTCATACAGAATAGCCATTCTAATCTTGTCCACATATCAGTTACAAGATTCGGGTTGGGTCTTGTTCCGGCATTTTGTGCACTTGTATCTGTGGCAGTTACATACACTATGAAACTCCAACCTGCTCGCTGCAAACCTCTAATGGAGCCTCTATTGATATAG